A genomic region of Miscanthus floridulus cultivar M001 chromosome 3, ASM1932011v1, whole genome shotgun sequence contains the following coding sequences:
- the LOC136545903 gene encoding transcription repressor MYB6-like, whose translation MGRAPCCDKARVKKGPWSPEEDRKLKEYIHKNGTGGNWIALPHKAGLKRCGKSCRLRWLNYLRPNIKHGDFSDEEDRIICNLFATIGSRWSIIAAQLPGRTDNDIKNYWSTKLKKKLMHSLQPYTTHNHHSFTVSSAAAAVTSPEAAPIMSLQHLSSPHDYSHLYSGGGSYGSSNSTTSLLSAAVGSRGLLLNGEQQATTCLDSGGGHAIYFDEPCATTISSIVHGHGLGAETFIFGGLQSQEDHHHHKVLLLAGSGTANQLDEQYNFAASCCYDEEKAQPVKAPPSLSLTGGADGAGGTSSSFFYDSIYSEDTATATTTRAGTQ comes from the exons ATGGGCAGGGCTCCGTGTTGCGACAAGGCGAGAGTGAAGAAAGGGCCCTGGTCACCTGAGGAGGACCGCAAGCTCAAGGAGTACATCCACAAGAATGGCACCGGCGGCAACTGGATTGCTCTCCCTCACAAAGCAG GGCTGAAGAGGTGCGGCAAGAGCTGCAGGCTGCGGTGGCTCAACTATTTGAGGCCAAACATAAAGCATGGCGACTTCTCTGATGAAGAGGATAGAATCATCTGCAACCTCTTCGCTACCATTGGAAGCAG GTGGTCGATCATCGCAGCACAGCTCCCTGGGAGGACGGACAACGACATCAAGAACTACTGGAGCACCAAGCTCAAGAAGAAGCTCATGCATAGCCTTCAGCCCTACACCACCCACAACCACCACAGCTTTACCGTGTCatcagcagcggcggcggtgacgtCGCCAGAAGCTGCTCCCATCATGTCGCTGCAGCACCTCTCGTCTCCTCATGATTATTCTCACCTctacagcggcggcggcagctacGGCTCCAGCAACAGCACGACGTCCCTCCTCTCCGCCGCCGTCGGTAGCCGCGGCCTCCTCCTCAATGGCGAGCAGCAGGCGACGACGTGTTTGGACAGTGGCGGCGGCCATGCCATTTACTTTGATGAGCCATGCGCCACCACCATCAGCAGCATCGTCCATGGGCATGGGCTTGGCGCGGAAACCTTTATCTTTGGGGGCCTTCAGTCTcaggaagatcatcatcatcacaaggtACTGCTGCTTGCCGGATCCGGTACCGCTAACCAGCTGGATGAACAATACAACTTTGCCGCCTCCTGCTGCTACGACGAGGAGAAGGCGCAGCCCGTGAAGGCGCCGCCGTCGCTTAGTCTGACGGGCGGCGCCGATGGTGCCGGTGGTACAAGTAGCAGCTTTTTCTACGACAGCATCTACAGCGAGGACACAGCGACAGCGACGACAACGAGAGCTGGTACCCAATAA